The Synergistaceae bacterium genome has a window encoding:
- a CDS encoding DUF4416 family protein, whose amino-acid sequence MQEIPNKQDLLLHDCEGRHPRDPLVKKILAILIPRGDDAMFGKLKEMLSDSWGKPERESGLIPFIWTNYYEDIAPELDRCFFSYPGLFPLSKLPDWKLKTCEIERATGKSRRVNLDPGALDGASLMLASTKGQAHRIYLRNGIFAEVTLCRRKGKWERFFYTFPDFKSGVYDDWLECVREDWKRDHSRT is encoded by the coding sequence ATGCAGGAAATACCGAATAAACAAGACCTGCTTCTGCATGACTGTGAGGGGCGGCATCCGCGGGATCCTCTCGTAAAAAAAATCCTCGCCATTCTAATTCCGCGCGGAGACGATGCAATGTTCGGAAAACTGAAAGAAATGCTGTCTGATAGCTGGGGCAAGCCTGAGCGGGAGAGCGGGCTCATACCATTTATATGGACGAATTATTACGAAGACATTGCACCGGAACTTGACAGGTGTTTTTTTTCATATCCCGGTCTTTTTCCCCTATCAAAACTCCCGGACTGGAAGCTGAAGACCTGTGAGATCGAAAGGGCAACCGGCAAGAGCAGGCGTGTCAACCTGGATCCGGGGGCTCTTGATGGAGCTAGTCTGATGCTGGCCTCTACAAAAGGACAGGCTCACAGAATATACCTCAGGAACGGGATCTTTGCCGAGGTGACGCTATGCCGTAGGAAAGGCAAATGGGAAAGGTTCTTTTATACATTCCCTGATTTTAAAAGCGGAGTTTATGACGATTGGCTGGAATGCGTCCGCGAGGACTGGAAGAGGGACCATAGCCGCACTTGA